Proteins found in one Herbiconiux sp. A18JL235 genomic segment:
- a CDS encoding alpha-hydroxy-acid oxidizing protein, with translation MVQRRIPKIRDLAPLMQFKKPELDAKKRRLDSALTIYDLRAIAKRRTPKAAFDYTEGAAEAELSLARARQAFEDIQFNPAILRDVSTVSTGWDVLGAPVSMPFGIAPTGFTRMMQTEGEIAGAGAAGAAGIPFSLSTMGTTAIEDVKKANPAGRNWFQLYMWKDRPRSMALVERAAAAGFDTLLVTVDVPVAGARLRDKRNGFSIPPQLTPGTVINALPRPEWWINFLTTEPLSFASLDRWSGTVGELLDSMFDPTVTFDDLEWIKAQWPGKLVVKGVQSMSDARRLAELGVDGITLSNHGGRQLDRAPIPFHLLPDVAREFGKDYEVHLDTGIMSGADVVASVALGARFTLVGRAYLYGLMAGGREGVDRMIAILGEQITRTMRLLGVNSLEELNPSHVTQLERLVPRAVTPAAVAAAERVGA, from the coding sequence ATGGTTCAGCGCCGCATCCCGAAGATCAGAGACCTCGCGCCCCTGATGCAGTTCAAGAAGCCCGAGCTCGACGCGAAGAAGCGCAGGCTCGACTCGGCGCTCACCATCTACGACCTGCGTGCCATCGCCAAGCGCCGCACCCCGAAGGCGGCCTTCGACTACACCGAGGGCGCGGCCGAGGCCGAGCTGTCGCTGGCGCGGGCGCGGCAGGCGTTCGAGGACATCCAGTTCAACCCGGCGATCCTCCGCGACGTGTCGACTGTGTCGACGGGGTGGGACGTGCTCGGCGCCCCCGTTTCGATGCCGTTCGGCATCGCGCCCACGGGCTTCACGCGCATGATGCAGACCGAGGGCGAGATCGCCGGTGCCGGTGCTGCAGGTGCTGCGGGCATCCCGTTCTCGCTGTCGACGATGGGCACGACCGCCATCGAGGACGTGAAGAAGGCGAACCCCGCGGGCCGCAACTGGTTCCAGCTGTACATGTGGAAGGACCGGCCGCGCTCGATGGCGCTCGTCGAGCGGGCGGCGGCCGCCGGGTTCGACACCCTGCTCGTCACCGTCGACGTGCCTGTCGCGGGTGCGCGGCTGCGCGACAAGCGCAACGGGTTCTCCATCCCGCCGCAGCTGACGCCCGGCACCGTCATCAACGCGCTGCCCCGGCCGGAGTGGTGGATCAACTTCCTCACCACCGAGCCGCTCTCCTTCGCGTCGCTCGACCGCTGGTCGGGCACGGTGGGCGAGCTGCTCGACTCGATGTTCGACCCGACCGTGACCTTCGACGACCTCGAGTGGATCAAGGCCCAGTGGCCGGGCAAACTCGTCGTCAAGGGCGTGCAGTCGATGTCGGATGCGCGCCGGCTCGCCGAGCTCGGTGTCGACGGCATCACCCTGTCGAACCACGGTGGGCGACAGCTCGACCGGGCCCCCATACCCTTCCACCTGCTGCCGGACGTGGCCCGCGAGTTCGGCAAGGACTACGAGGTGCACCTCGACACCGGCATCATGTCGGGCGCCGACGTCGTGGCGTCGGTCGCGCTCGGCGCGCGGTTCACGCTGGTCGGGCGCGCGTACCTGTACGGGCTGATGGCGGGTGGGCGCGAGGGGGTCGATCGCATGATCGCGATCCTCGGCGAGCAGATCACCCGCACCATGCGGTTGCTCGGCGTGAACTCGCTCGAGGAGCTGAACCCG
- a CDS encoding FadR/GntR family transcriptional regulator has translation MMTAPPPVTPVDTARAWEVVLRHIESELVSGALKPGEHLPSERALAADLGVGRSSVREALRVLEVLGLIRTQTGSGPSSGAVIIARPSGGMAALVRLQVAASGFAVDDVVKTRVVLESAVAEELAGAFAAAAAAAAPVESSQTAPSGAGMGHFAPTRSTSATTTTTAPELGPARELLDAMERPGGRAPDWVLERDEFLTLDQAFHRALAVASGNEVIASMMTGLRDSIEAYVRVGAAFLPSWPDTARQLKAEHRAIVAAIEAGDADAARTRIRDHIEQYHHETTVARAQPH, from the coding sequence ATGATGACTGCGCCGCCTCCCGTCACGCCCGTCGACACCGCTCGGGCGTGGGAGGTCGTGCTGCGGCACATCGAGTCGGAGCTCGTGTCGGGCGCGCTCAAACCGGGGGAGCACCTGCCCTCCGAGCGGGCGCTCGCCGCCGACCTCGGCGTGGGGCGCTCGTCGGTGCGGGAGGCGTTGCGGGTGCTGGAGGTGCTGGGGCTCATCCGCACGCAGACGGGGTCGGGGCCGAGCTCGGGAGCGGTCATCATCGCGCGGCCCTCGGGAGGCATGGCCGCGCTCGTGCGCCTGCAGGTGGCGGCGAGCGGATTCGCGGTCGACGACGTGGTGAAGACGCGCGTGGTGCTCGAGTCGGCAGTGGCCGAGGAGCTCGCGGGCGCGTTCGCGGCGGCCGCTGCCGCTGCCGCGCCGGTCGAGTCGTCACAAACCGCCCCTTCAGGCGCGGGTATGGGGCACTTTGCGCCCACTCGATCGACATCTGCGACCACGACCACGACCGCACCCGAGCTCGGGCCCGCCCGCGAGTTACTCGACGCCATGGAGCGGCCCGGGGGAAGGGCGCCCGACTGGGTGCTCGAGCGAGACGAGTTCCTCACCCTCGACCAGGCCTTCCACCGGGCGCTCGCCGTGGCGTCGGGCAACGAGGTGATCGCGTCGATGATGACGGGGCTGCGCGACTCCATCGAAGCCTACGTGCGGGTCGGCGCTGCGTTCCTGCCGTCATGGCCCGACACCGCCCGGCAACTGAAGGCCGAGCACCGTGCGATCGTCGCGGCGATCGAAGCGGGCGATGCGGATGCTGCCCGCACGCGCATCCGTGACCACATCGAGCAGTACCACCACGAGACGACCGTTGCGCGCGCGCAACCCCACTGA